TTTGGGTGGATGTAGTGGCTGGAAGAAGGGCTAATTAACTGAGTTTCAACCTTGTGGGTTATGTCTGATATCCGTGCATTCAAAACATTTGCATGCCAATCGGATCCCATCTTCCACAGCAGTCATTATACCCAATTATTTATAAAATAGTGCCTGTTTTTTTGAGTCAATAGCTATAAAATATTGCTGAGTTTTAGGTAAGTTACTTGATTGTAATGCCATCAAACAAACACAGCTTGGCAATAATACAGTATAGAGCAATGTGAGGGTTAAAAATATGGTGAATACTTGTGGATCAGATAGCTTGTACTTGTCAGCAGCAAAAAAACCCCTCTATCTTTGTCTCATAATCTTAAATCTGTGAGTTTTAGTTACATTACTATTAATAAACTGCACTGCttgaaaaatgtttctcatttATGAAAGCTGTACTTCATACAGCTTCAGCTAGAGAAATCTTTAACTTATCTGATGCCAGAATCAGATACAACTCTTGCTTTTGGGAAAGCGGGGGGTTCACTGATCAGAGAATTTACTAATTCAATTGCTGCTTTGCCTCACGTAATTGGCAAAAGCTGATCTTTTATTAACCGattcttttaattcattttctcttttgggTTTTAAGTGGGGAGGTAAGTGTTACATGTTTAACAAATTTAAGTAGTCACCCCTTGGTGTAGTCCCTTCAACTTTCTCAATGGTCTTTTAGGCAGAGCGAATGAAGTGGAGATGAAAGATGAGATTTTGGAGGATGTGGGGAAAAGAGAAATCTTGCAGAATACTGAGCATGAGGAACACAAAGAGGAGTCTGAGGAACGGGAAATTGTAAAGGAGTGTACGGAAATAAAGACATTGCATGCTGATGAAAATACAGAGGCAGAGAAAACCATGGAAGACGATGATGTCACATCAACAGTGATGTTAAGTAGTGGACGTGAGGAACAAATTCAAAGCCACACAGGACATGTTTCAGGAAATGTTTCTTCCACTGAAAATAGTGATGTAATTGAGTCGAGAAAGGAAACAGAATCAGGAGATGATAGCATAGGAGCCCAACAGTCTGGTAGTAAGGAATCTGAACATagtagtgatttaaatcacttgacTAATGAGAATGGGGAAACAGGTACACTGCAAAGTCAGGGCACTGAGACTCCTCAGGGAATACCTACTGACTTAGACACAGAGCATGAATCTGAAAGAGTTGCACAAGAGCAGAAAGTAAAACAAGAGGATTTTACAATTTGCCAGAGAGAAGGcaatattgaaatatttcaggaAGCTCTTGATTTTGTGGTTAGCAGCCATGCGTCAGCTTCTGATCAGTCGGGATCACCAGAAGGTGCAAGAGCAGGTATAGGTATTGAAGAATCACATGTGGAGGTTCACACTGAAAGTCTCTGTCAAGCAGAAGAAAGCACTGAAAATGAGGTTATGAGTAGCTTGGAGAAACAGCTTGATGAAGATGAAGGGTGCATAGACAGAACAATTAGTAAAGTAGAgagtggtaaaaatgagagtgaTACAGCCGAAGAAGAAAATAAGACTGGAAATACAGTTCCAAGTCAGGGAAAGAAAGAAGTAGATTctgtggaaggggagggagaagcagcatgTGAAAGTGAGGTCACACCAAATACAATTGTAAAGGAACAAAAACCAGATGAAACACATACTGTGTCTACTTTTTCAAAGAGCGATCTGATATTAGCAGAAGAGGAAGGAAATATGCAAGATGAGGCAGAGAATGAGAAGGATATTATTGGGAGGGGACAAACAAAAGACATAGGAAAGATGGAAGAATTGACAGGCATTTTGGACATACAACCAgattctgaaaacaaaaaggtGGAAGAGGAGGAACGTGTGGCATCCCGAGATGAATTTGCAGAGATAAAAGAGGATGTATCGCATCAGAGAGGGCAGGACCAAGATGTCATGAAAGAAAGTCAATCCCAAGAAACTATTTTAGTTCCTAGTCCCAGCGATCATGAAATTGAGGAGTCAAACACAGAAATGTGGGATGAAtctaggaaaagaaaggaaagcagaagTGAGTTGATGGAAGATGAGAGAACACAGGTAGAAACCCAAACAATTAAGTACGGAGAAGAAATAAAGAATAATCCAATACAAGAAAAAGATAAGACTGTagaaaatgaaatgcagaaaGTAGTTAAACAAGAGGAAGATGAATCTAGACAGGAATTGACTCAAGATGTCAGTGTAATTATTGAAGAGAAAGTTGATGATAAAGAGGTACTAGTGGAAAGTAGCGAGAAGCTGGATCTTCCAGACCAGCAGCATGATAGATTCGTTTCTGATGATAGTTCATTGCAGAAAATCACTAAACTATCGCAGCAACTTAGTGAATCCCTTGAGGGCAACACAAAGGAAACGGAAGTTCAGAACACTGTGTTAGATGATGCATGTCAACTTAGCAGAAAAGAAAGGGATACAAAACAGATGGGAAGTGGGAATGAGGAAGatgaaaataaagaaatagaAGAGCAACATGAATTTCAAGAAGTTAAGAAATTGGAAGTTGATCCACAGGTTGAGGAAGATGCTGATAACCTCAAGACACAGAAAGCAGAGCTGGATGAGAAGCCTAATGAACAAGTTGAGGTGGAGGGTCAAGAGGAGGAAATAGTGGAAGATGATagtaaaaaaattgattttgatgACGAATTAGGGCAGATATTAAAAACTCCTGGAAAGCATGATGCTGAGAAAGTTAATACACAAATGTTGGAAGAAGTTAGGGAAAAGGAAATAGTCACAGAAACTgccaaaacagaaaaaagtgaaaaGGAGGAAACTCATCAAAGCGGAACACAGAGTGTAGAGAATGAGGGCATGGTTACTGAAGGCAGTGCTAGTATccagcaggaaaaagaaaaggaagccGAAGAAGCTGCTCATTTGCAAACTGATGCATCTCAGTCTGCAGCTCCAGAAAAAGCATGTGATCTGGTGGAGGatgaaactgaaaatgaaaaagtgtTAGACAGCAATGTTATGGAAAAAATAGCTGATGGATATTCATCAGAACAGGAGCTAGGAAATGTAGGCAACACTAGGGATGAAAGCAAAGAGGATATGCAAGCTAGTAGAAGGGGCAAGGGTAGATCTAAAGAAGACTGTATGATATCATGAGTTCAAAATCTAGGACCCAAATAAGTTACATACCATTCTATCGGTTTCAGTACAAAAATGCATTTTGCACAATAAATCAGACTTTAGAAATACTCCTTAAAGTTTCTCTGTATGCAAGTCTCATAGTACAATGTCAATCTATATATATGGACATCCATCCAAGTTATTTACTGTGATACATGTTCACCAGAGATTAAACGtgtagatttgtttttaatctctcaGGTTTCATATTTTATCACCAAAAGAACAAGCAGCACAAATGTACTGTTCAGGTTCATGTCTAGTTAAAATGCTTTGAAGGCAGATATTTCCTACCAAGAGACCTTAAATACTGCTCTTATTTTCTAGACTAGTTTTAGCAAATTAGATATTTTGAATGTACTTAAATACCTGCCATAGGTCTCTGTTAGGTACATTACCGCTTCATGGTCATAAAGCAACTCTAAAGTATTACAGCACTGTAATAATATCCAAACTTCTTTGTGAATAGCTAAAGATTCCGGAACCAAATATCACTGCTAATATAATACCCACTTTTTGTGTGATTTTAGTATGAACACATTCCAAAGCCTGGTATATAAGATAAAcacatgaaatgccaaaatattagTTAGGTCACTATGAATCTGCTTAGTCTGCACACTTTGAAAGAACAGTATAGGGTTTAAGAAAGTAAAACTTGTTAGTCTTCTGAAAGGAATAAGTGTATTCATGTTTACTTAATCTAGGCACTTTGCACCAGAATAAGCCTTCTACATCATGTCTCACgtgtgcttttttattttttttttaggattgtTTTGGTACACACACAGTGTGTAGATTTTCTGTCAAGTACATTTTATTGCAGTTAATAGTATgataaaatatctatttttcttAGAGGAAAGTTTGTTTAAATTGCATTTCCTTATTGCACTGTCTTTTTTGCGAAAATATGGTTAGGAAAGAATGTTTTCTTATCTCAGTATGtacttttttccttcctccttgccAGGATGAAGTCAATTTTGAATGTCTTAATCTTTTTGAATGTCTTAATCAGATAACTGGTATTGCTCTTTATGTACTAGTGCCCATATAGCCAAACCtgcctttttgaaaatctttctcAACAGCTAGATTGTTTGTGATAGCCTGAATATAAACAGTAGAGATGTATGTCTTTTATTTGCAAGTTTTAAACCAGCTggaaagaaatgtgttttttgcAAGAGAAAACgttcttttaaacttgttttaagCAATGAAGTTGATGCAAACTCAAGGTTTTGAGTGGTCTATAGCAAGATATTGCTTGTATTGCTGTTACAAAATTAGTAGAGTGCAAATAGATTGAAAAGATTCAAGATGTATATCACAAATGTACTGAGCTGTATATAAttgaaataaacttattttatactTTAAAATACCTGTCCAAAGCACTACTTGCAAACCTGCATAAAATTCAATCTAAACTGATGAGAGATTCTAAAAGCTTTTTTTGTAAAAAGGCATTGCACAGTGACCTCTCAAACACTTTATGTATTATAATTTCCCTAAATGTCTAACTTATTTCGTATTGACAATTTTTCCTCCATGCTCGTTATAGATAGTAGAATTAATGTGATATAATTCTGCTAAGAAACCTTGACCTCCACATCCCAGGAATTTAACATGATATTGCATGAGTCAGTAATTTTAAACCTACAGTGCCTTTTACATGGCTTCCTTTCTGACACTGTGATGGCAGCTTTGGTGCAGTTTCTGTGAAAATGCACAATCCTTAAGTTGAGGACAATAAATGTTAGTATTGGAATATAATCATTATTATAATAATCTGATGAACTGCTACAGGTCTTCAAAGCACCTCTTACTGTATAGCACAGTTAACTAGTATGAAGATTTTTTCATTGCTTGAATCtcaaatggaatataaataaatgtgCTAATTAGACTTTGTCAATTAGGAAATCATTTATAATTAGATATATGTTAGAATGATGCCTAATCCACTGAAGCATATACCAGCACTTGGTATGTCTGGAGACAACTTGTTCATAAagagaaatgtaatttaaatatttctgagATAATTATGGGGAAGTTAATAGTGGTTTTTCAGCATGTGCACACCTGTAAGAATTTTTTAGAATATTTGTACAGGGCCAGGGAAACAGATACAATGATGACTCATTTAATGACTCGGTCATATTGTCGTCTTCTGTTTTTCCAAACTTAGGCTGTGTCTTCACTGGGTATTTGCCATGATTTCAGCATTCAGTGTCCAGCCATCAATGTAGCAGAGTTTTACTGGTGTAGCTACCTCTGTGACTGGCCACCAGTTGCTGAAATCAGGGCAAATACCTAGTGTAGAGAAGGCCTCTGAGTTCTTAGGTCATTTTCCAATGTGAATTTCCACTCATTTTTGTATGTATGCTTTGGGTTATGTGCATTGCATGAGTGTGGTTCCATGCAGGCAAATCATCTTGAAAAGAACCACAGATAATAGggaaaaatggttacttaccagTCCTCCAAGATTACACAGATGGCACTCAGCAAAATGTGTACTGGCATATCGGAAACATGACTTCCCATGTAATAATGCCAAAGATTAGAAAGTATGCAACTGAAAATCAGATTCTTTGGTGTGATACTTCCATAGTACATAACAGCTCACGCTTATAGCTACAACTGCTTTTAGCTGTGGAGGTACCCTGGTCAATCCCATATGATGGCAGCTGTCACAGATGGACAAAGTAATCAGATAGTTTAATTATAGTGGACTTGAATCATCCTTCAGTCAACCAAAGCACAAATTTGTGAAGGAAACTCATTGACTCTAATGAAATTCGTGTCATGTCTGTAGTTTCTTTTGCATGTGGGGCTATTAAGTGATGAGAGCTAGCCTTTGGGGCCCTCCAAAGCCAGTGGCCAATGACTCCAGTTTATCTGGGTATCTAGCAATGGCAGTGCTATTCTCagctttcatattttaaaaaaaaaaaaaagttcctagtACTCATCTGTCTAAAACTAGCCTTGAAAATTAGTCTCTGAAATTCTCCTGAAGATTCATGGCTTACTTGCAGTCTGCCACCACCACCTTTTAGCTGCCACGCTGGCCTTTTGTGTCCACGTAACCCATGGTTTGGGTATGGTCCCAATCCCAAATCAGTTGACAGGTCTGGGGAAGCAGTACTGCCCATGCTGCTACTGATGGCACTAGGACTCCTGCAAGTTCTCCCACTTGGCTTCTTGCAACTGACCAGCTACACTGCTGGGCAGCCACAGCGACTTCTGGCCACAACTAGGATCGTTGAATAGCATGAGACAAAGCATAGGTTAAATGTGGGATGGAAAGCAAAGGTCTCCTGTATCCATATCTCAGCTCTGGCACTCTCTGTATAGCCTTTGTCAAGTCACAAACTCTGTTTTAGTTTTCACCATCAACAAAATGGGATATGCTTTATCTGTAAAGTAGGAAACTAGCTACCACACATAAAAGGCACCCTCGAATTCAGTAGACTTGGGTTATAATCCTAGTGCCCCTCAGACATTCGACTTGTTAGAAaaccccaaaatttcaaaataaaaatatagtggGTTTGTGGATTTTTCTTCACAGACCCCAGTAAAAGCTCCTTTTTTATGTGTGTGAGGAGGAGTGGAAGGGGAGAACCTAAAGAACTCTTTTTATACACCCCCCTGACACACATAATTTTGTTTGTACCTGGAAGAACCATTTTACTTGCCCTCCCCCAAATCCTCACACCTGCATGAGATTCATGTGATTGAAGTAGTCGGGAGTCCATTATGTTGTGGGAAGTGATGAGAGAAACTGCTTTGCAGATGCCCCCCAAAATTGCAAAGGGCAActctaaaaataactgacaaTTGTTTTTATTCTGGGAACTGCAGATATATATTTCAAACACAAAAGGTATATGTTACCATACTGTAAATACTGTGGTAGTTGTGTAataattatatgtatatatttgttcATGGTTAATTTAGCTTCCAGAATTAAATGGATCATTTGGCAGGTGTCACTAACTTTAAAATGGGACATTCTGCCCTAAATTAAACCTCATTCTTTAGCAGTTTGCTTTCTGGGTCGTCTTCTGAGGTTTGGCTTCCAACTCTGTCTCTAGCCTTGAAATACTTTTCCTTGTTCTTCTATTCTTTGGCTTTATTTccatttttcctctgttttccttctttaagCAGAGTATTCTGCTCTCCACCTCCCTTTGCTTTTCGGCCACTGTTTATGCACATGCATATGTGTTTCAAACcaagttatttattttgcaggactTACCACAATGTGTCATATGTGAGTAGTcgtctgtccctcccttcctctccaccccaACTTTCAGTTTCGTATCAGGAAAGTTTTTTGCTTTCCCAAGAATGTATACAAAACGTGGTTTCACATCAATGCCTGACTACCACAATGATGGGCGTTCTTGAAATTCCCTGTGTCCTGTCCATTCTTGGACAGTTCTGAGTGCTGAATGCTTTCATACAGTAGATGTACAATGTTGCTGAACTGTCATGTTACTTATGATATGTGTGTTTGTTGTATAAGACACCATGGATAAAACGGTGCAATTTCATAATCTTAAAATGACCTCTTTGTGATTATATGCAAACCACAGTGACGAATTACTGCATTATCCAAGTTACCGTTGTTAGTTGTAGATTTGCCATATATAGAGGCTTCTatttaaaaattcaacattttctcATTTACCACACACTGGTATCAGCGATGCCACAGTTATTTCCTGTGTTAAGTGTCAACAAAGAAAAAGGGTAATAATGTAGTGAGGACCTTTTGCATACATAAGATCTAAAAAGCCTGTCTATtgtcttaatattttaaaaaattcaaaacatacAGTGTAGGTCTCTTTACACAAATTATATCCTTAAGAATATATTCAGTAAAATCTATCACTGATTGTGAGTTGTCAATTGCAAAGTCTAAGAAATGCAAGAACTCTTCTTCCTGAATGAACTTCTAATGTTGGCAGTTCACTTAGTAGGCCAGATCCTGATGTGGTAATTGAGTATTCAGCACCTATAGGTTGGGCTCTGTGTAGCTGACTGCTTATCTGTAAGGAGTGCTGTGGTGGTGTAGTTGCGTTGGTcgcaggatactagagagacaaggtgggagaggtaatatattttattggaccaacatctgtccactctgtctctgtctgtagGGAGGACAGAGTAATATATATGCTCTACAGAGTaagtataaaacaaaacactgagcAGCTTGTAGAAAGGAAAATTCTTTTGGTCAAATTCAGCTGCTCTAAAGGAATacatttttcaatgtattttgTTCAGTATAAAGGTAAAATAAACTTGGTGGTAATGTAGCTCCATGGTTCATAAAATCACTTGTTGCATAAAACATATGGCACCTGCTGAAATGTTTCCCTTTGCCTCAAAGGGAAGAGACTAGTGTTTGTTTACTCActtcaattttcttttctcaaaattatctttttaattcTGCAAAATAGTGTATTCTCTTGTATTTGTATACGGATCCCTGTTGCTTCAAAATTCAGGTCTAACACAGCAAGTTGTCTAAGCCAACAATCTCCTATTTATATTCGACCTGAAGGAGTAAAATGGAGGGAACCACTTCAccagactttttcttttcttttttttttttttttaatcacacaggCAGATGTTTTACTGGTGataatgaaagaaaatgtagccAAACTACTTAGTTACAAAGATTTtagtaaagattttaaaatgttaacatgtgATTAGCAATGATTGCAGGTGTATATAATCTCTTGCTAATATTAAATTTTAAAGATTTGTGAGATTTTTTGTGTTGCAGTTGTGTTTGACTCTAGAGTTCTTGCATGCTAACCTAAAGTAGAAGATTAGCCTGTTTGCATGCAGCTGGGTGCTGCTACTGAAGTGACAAGCATGCTCAGTGAGAATGACATAACTTCCTTTGGCTGAAACCCCTTCCCAGTCCTGTCTGTGACCTCATTTCCTGTGGTACGTGCATAACTACCTTCATCATTAGTTTCACTAACCTTTCCAATTCTTTCTTTGATTAAATACAGTATATACCCTGAAAAGTGTAAATCAGCACTGAGCTCTCTTCTCTTTCAGACAGACTGAAAAAACTCATTGGTGAACGAGAATCCTTGCTAGAACAGGTAATTAATATAGTTCAGTATTGCCTGGTAAAGCAACATGGTGAGGAGGACATTTACAAGAGAACAAAATACTCCTATAACATAAAGAGCATAGGCGATAATGCCCAACaaagcacagcagctgctgctggaaatgCTGCTGCTATTGCTTCCTGTCCTGTGTTCAGAAGCTGGGTTCAGCTTTGCACACTGGAGGTACATTTATGGGGATGGGTATAAGGCAGATTTCTGCCAGAAAGTCATAGATGGGAAAGGAGACACTCTAAAACAATCTTCATAAAAAACGTCATCAGGACTTCAAACGGGGgattttttcctcccaaaatGGGCTAGTTGCATTTGTTACAGGACTAACTGCATTGTAGACCCTCCTGGTCTCTTCGAGGGTGCCCCATTCAGGTCTCTGGCCTCACACAGCCACCCTTCTTGGAGTGGAATCATGCTTTTCTCCTACTCAGACTAGGCCTTGCACGGCAGTCCCCAAAGTGAACCATGATTATCTTCCCAGGCAATTCTGTTCTCTCAGGAAGCAGTGATGGTGATAAACAGTGACCAGACACCCTTCTTAAAGAAAAGTACTTAGAACAAAAACATTCCAGAGAAAACAGCCCTTTAAACAGTACAGTCTGCATGCTAGCCTGCCTTTGCATAAGGCTTATCATTAAGACTATCactttgtcacagatatttttaataaaagtcatggacaggtaatgggcaaaaaaacaaaaagatcacagaagcagtgacctgtcctggctgggagctgcaaggatcccagtggctggaagggggtCCCCTCACTAtcttgcagggctgggagctgagcgGGGGATGTCCCGCTACGGGGGGGAAGGGGATCTGCTAGTGGCGGAGGCTGAGAAACTGGGGGGACCTCCCCCAGCCACTGAGCAGCTCTGCCATCTGGAAGTTGCAGGGGACCCACACCCATGGCCACTGAGCAGCTCCGGGGTCCATCTGCCACTGTTGACTGGGAACTGTGGGCAGCTCACAGGTTGCAGCTGGTCAATTTCAGGGGGTCCCGCCACCCTGAGAAGCTGCGGGAGGATCCCTCACCACCCACAGAGACTAGGCTGCTGCTGGACCCCCGCTGCCGGCAGCGGCTGGTCAGCTGTGGTGCCCCCAACGTCGCAGAGGTCAttagaagtcacagattctgtgacttctgggACCTCCATAATATAATCTCAGCCTTCTGTGAATGTGGGGGAAGCCCTACTTCACATTCCCTCCATCTTCTTGGACAGCTGCTGACAATCTTTTTGTTTCACAATGTACAGTTTAGGAGAAGAAATGCAATAGGAATATAATAGCTGGGTAAATGGTAGCCAAATTATTGATGGTGAAACTATACATCATAAAATTCCAAGACAGAGCATATACGCAGACCTTTAAAAGCTGACTTGTTTCCTGATATATGGTCAATTCTTTGGCAGCATAAAAATTCCTATGAGTTATTCTCTTGAGACCTTTGGGATTATGATTGTTCATCTGCATTAACTCATGTTATAAAAAATCTGACTTTCTTTAAATTAATTTGCATGCAGAGTACAAACTGCATTACCAGTAACACTGTCCCCTCAATGTTACATACCAGTTCTACTCCAGAATCTACATCCTATTTCCCAAATAACTTTCCATATTAAACAGTGCTGCAAAGGAACACGTTGGAGACAATTTTATGACAACATATATTGTGAGACATAATTTAAGTCTGATCATTCCTTCTGGCCAACTGAACTTTCATGGGGGGGTAGTCTGCAGATTGATTTGGACAGCTCTCTGTAAAGACACTGAaattaatgaattattttgggACTTTCAGATCAAAATACTAAAAGGACAACTGGAAGAGAAGCAGAAGAATGACAAGATGGAGAATCTGCAGTCTGAAGATGAAGTTCTTGAGAATGGGACAGATATGCACATGATTGATCTACAAAGTAAacttaatttccatttaaagagTAAACTGCTATGTGCAGTATATGGATAAAACAGTGCAAATATTGGTTTACGCTTGACTCTTGAATTCTGAGCGTGTCTCACTTACAGGCTATCTTGCTTATCCACTTGTTCAATTCATTCTTGTTATGCTGGGAGAATTTTCAGTGCAACAAGCAGTTAGATAAGATTCTACAGTAGGTGCAGGTGGGGGTTGTCTTTAATGTTTCCGTTTCCACTTTAAAGACTATGCTGCACAGAACGTCCTTTGTATTATCAAGTAGGGCTGGGCGGGGGCTCTCTTCACACTACCAATTCTGCTCTTAGAAATTGTCACATGATGTGATCTGAATCGCTCCCTGCTCACAGAGATTGGAGTGTGTATGCTTGCATGTATAGGGGAACTTTACAGAACATTTCATGCCAAAGCACAGAGCATGAGCCACCTGcccaccagccagccccacatagTAACAATGCAATGTTTTAAAGCTCCAGCATTTTACGTACTGGAGCCCTATCCAGATTGTTCCTACATTTCTGATAAcagatttgtaatttttttagGAGATGCCAACAGACAGATCAGTGACCTCAAATTTAAACTTGCAAAGTCTGAACAAGAGATAACAACTTTGGAGCAGAATGTAAGTTTGCACATGGAGAGAGAGTGATCAGCTAAGAAATATAGTTCCATGATAAACTAAGGCTCTGTCTTTACTGCCAGGTAGGTCAGACTATGGGGGTATGAATAACCATGCACACCAGAGTGCTGTAATTCCCCTATCTGGACACTGtaggcacaaactaaaaggttccaGTTCTCACTAAGCTATACTCCTCGGAGAATtctgcacccccgcccccccaaaaaatctgcacatgatattttaaaattctgtgtatTTTGTCAAAATggcaatataatcatgccagattcaattattttggtaatctGTTTCAAAATGCCTACCTGTCAGCAAGCATGTCTGCAATACAGACAAGAACAGAAAATTCCCCAAGGAGTAGAAATCTCTTCCACAACCCAGTTGGGCATCTCTGTCTGGGTGTGTCACACATGCCAGCTGGGCACATCTTGGGAGAAAATTCTGCTCCTATGGTCTTTTAGTTGATTCTCATTTTTTAACCCTGCCCCCATAGGGGTACCATATAGAGGTTTCCAAATAGAGGATATTgctgtggggggagtgggaggtggaGCTGGAGGGGGTACAGATAGAGTGCTGGAGGTGGTATTTGGGGATGCTGGAGAGGTCCATACTGGGAGAGGATATTGGGGGGTGTTACAGGGGATTGAGTGGGGCCTCCTGACCCAGACACACACGCCCACTCCCCACAGAACCCAGCTGTGGGACCAGACACCTGCAcctccagagcccagggatccagagggaaaaacagcctgatgctgagtCCTGGCCACGTATGGAATTTCCTTCacactgcctccttccttcagggcataCTGGGAACTTCAGCTGCTGGGAGCCCTCCAGCTTCCCCTTCTCTTGGCGATGTTCTCTATTTGTGAGCTTGGGACCAGGCTCTGTGGGGTCCAgcagcctctctaggcagccagcagctctgcagtgcaaattctaagggaaa
The window above is part of the Chelonoidis abingdonii isolate Lonesome George chromosome 10, CheloAbing_2.0, whole genome shotgun sequence genome. Proteins encoded here:
- the LRRFIP1 gene encoding leucine-rich repeat flightless-interacting protein 1 isoform X13, coding for MGTQGAGRKRLPNRERLTAEDDALNQIAREAEARLAAKRAARAEAREIRMKELERQQKEVEERPEKDFEKGVRTVSSLSAATLASLGGTSSRRGSGDTSISVDTEASIREIKDINELKNQIQDVEGKYMQGLKEMKDSLAEAEEKYKKAMVSNAQLDNEKTNFMYQVDTLKDALLELEEQLAESRRQYEEKSKEFEREKHAHSILQFQFTEIKETLKQREEMLEEIRQLQQKQESYIREISDLQETIEWKDKKIGALERQKEFFDSIRSERDDLRDEVVVLKEQLKKHGIIPNLEVDTNGEALDGLDNEAHSDSTKITPGATQILQTAGDGTLGRANEVEMKDEILEDVGKREILQNTEHEEHKEESEEREIVKECTEIKTLHADENTEAEKTMEDDDVTSTVMLSSGREEQIQSHTGHVSGNVSSTENSDVIESRKETESGDDSIGAQQSGSKESEHSSDLNHLTNENGETGTLQSQGTETPQGIPTDLDTEHESERVAQEQKVKQEDFTICQREGNIEIFQEALDFVVSSHASASDQSGSPEGARAGIGIEESHVEVHTESLCQAEESTENEVMSSLEKQLDEDEGCIDRTISKVESGKNESDTAEEENKTGNTVPSQGKKEVDSVEGEGEAACESEVTPNTIVKEQKPDETHTVSTFSKSDLILAEEEGNMQDEAENEKDIIGRGQTKDIGKMEELTGILDIQPDSENKKVEEEERVASRDEFAEIKEDVSHQRGQDQDVMKESQSQETILVPSPSDHEIEESNTEMWDESRKRKESRSELMEDERTQVETQTIKYGEEIKNNPIQEKDKTVENEMQKVVKQEEDESRQELTQDVSVIIEEKVDDKEVLVESSEKLDLPDQQHDRFVSDDSSLQKITKLSQQLSESLEGNTKETEVQNTVLDDACQLSRKERDTKQMGSGNEEDENKEIEEQHEFQEVKKLEVDPQVEEDADNLKTQKAELDEKPNEQVEVEGQEEEIVEDDSKKIDFDDELGQILKTPGKHDAEKVNTQMLEEVREKEIVTETAKTEKSEKEETHQSGTQSVENEGMVTEGSASIQQEKEKEAEEAAHLQTDASQSAAPEKACDLVEDETENEKVLDSNVMEKIADGYSSEQELGNVGNTRDESKEDMQASRRGKGRSKEDCMIS
- the LRRFIP1 gene encoding leucine-rich repeat flightless-interacting protein 1 isoform X15, producing the protein MGTQGAGRKRLPNRERLTAEDDALNQIAREAEARLAAKRAARAEAREIRMKELERQQKEVEERPEKDFEKGVRTVSSLSAATLASLGGTSSRRGSGDTSISVDTEASIREIKDSLAEAEEKYKKAMVSNAQLDNEKTNFMYQVDTLKDALLELEEQLAESRRQYEEKSKEFEREKHAHSILQFQFTEIKETLKQREEMLEEIRQLQQKQESYIREISDLQETIEWKDKKIGALERQKEFFDSIRSERDDLRDEVVVLKEQLKKHGIIPNLEVDTNGEALDGLDNEAHSDSTKITPGATQILQTAGDGTLGRANEVEMKDEILEDVGKREILQNTEHEEHKEESEEREIVKECTEIKTLHADENTEAEKTMEDDDVTSTVMLSSGREEQIQSHTGHVSGNVSSTENSDVIESRKETESGDDSIGAQQSGSKESEHSSDLNHLTNENGETGTLQSQGTETPQGIPTDLDTEHESERVAQEQKVKQEDFTICQREGNIEIFQEALDFVVSSHASASDQSGSPEGARAGIGIEESHVEVHTESLCQAEESTENEVMSSLEKQLDEDEGCIDRTISKVESGKNESDTAEEENKTGNTVPSQGKKEVDSVEGEGEAACESEVTPNTIVKEQKPDETHTVSTFSKSDLILAEEEGNMQDEAENEKDIIGRGQTKDIGKMEELTGILDIQPDSENKKVEEEERVASRDEFAEIKEDVSHQRGQDQDVMKESQSQETILVPSPSDHEIEESNTEMWDESRKRKESRSELMEDERTQVETQTIKYGEEIKNNPIQEKDKTVENEMQKVVKQEEDESRQELTQDVSVIIEEKVDDKEVLVESSEKLDLPDQQHDRFVSDDSSLQKITKLSQQLSESLEGNTKETEVQNTVLDDACQLSRKERDTKQMGSGNEEDENKEIEEQHEFQEVKKLEVDPQVEEDADNLKTQKAELDEKPNEQVEVEGQEEEIVEDDSKKIDFDDELGQILKTPGKHDAEKVNTQMLEEVREKEIVTETAKTEKSEKEETHQSGTQSVENEGMVTEGSASIQQEKEKEAEEAAHLQTDASQSAAPEKACDLVEDETENEKVLDSNVMEKIADGYSSEQELGNVGNTRDESKEDMQASRRGKGRSKEDCMIS